The genomic stretch ATCTCAGGGGGATGGAATGAACTGTCTCTTTGTTTTTTAAACTTGCCAAATTTCTAAAATTTGGCAAGTTTGTAACTATGAAAATTATTAATAAACATTATAAACAAATTAAAACCGCAATCCGCAAACACAAACTCGCAGATCATTATTTCGTCAGTAAATATTCCTTTTCTCCGTATATGGCTTGTGAACATGGATGTAAATATTGCGATGGTCGGGCAGAAAAATATTATGTTGAAGGAGATTATGAGAAGGATATTGTCATTCGCAAAAACTTGCCTGAAATCCTGGAAAAAGAACTTTCTAAACTAAGAGAAAAAGGTGTTATTTTTATCGGTTCAGGGATCAGCGATGCTTATCAACCTGTAGAAAAAGATGAATTAATAATGAGAAGATGCGCTGAAATACTCTCCGAATCAAATTTTGCTGTAACTGTTCTGACCAAATCATCCCTGATCTTACGAGACCTGGATATCTGGAAAAAAGTTCATCAGAAAAATGGTTTTGTTTTGATGATGTCTCTAACATTTATCGATGATGAACTGCGAAATATTTTTGAACCTGGAGCAAGTTCTGTTCAGGAAAGAATCAAGACTTTAAAGATTTTCAAATCAGCAGGAATTCCAATTGGAGTCGCTGCTATGCCTTTTCTTCCTTTTATTAATGATTCGGAAAAACATATCACCGATTTCCTAAAAATAATGAAAGAAA from Candidatus Cloacimonadota bacterium encodes the following:
- a CDS encoding radical SAM protein encodes the protein MKIINKHYKQIKTAIRKHKLADHYFVSKYSFSPYMACEHGCKYCDGRAEKYYVEGDYEKDIVIRKNLPEILEKELSKLREKGVIFIGSGISDAYQPVEKDELIMRRCAEILSESNFAVTVLTKSSLILRDLDIWKKVHQKNGFVLMMSLTFIDDELRNIFEPGASSVQERIKTLKIFKSAGIPIGVAAMPFLPFINDSEKHITDFLKIMKEIDVDFIMPASLTLRPGKQKETYLKIIVKYFPELVSKYENLYYKNLQSGMPLCSYRNKFYHLINRKILEKNIPAFQPHFIYKNKLPLYDEILILMNHLCELYENRNVDIKRLRKSLDFYTKWLIDEKTFFNLRRNLTHKHLESKLIEMINSEEFLQIIKNGKLFEFLKKIVIDRKTFDYRILRIVD